One stretch of Arthrobacter polaris DNA includes these proteins:
- a CDS encoding SDR family NAD(P)-dependent oxidoreductase has translation MTTQPLVLIAGGSSAAGIAVAKTLLEAGMRVLTVGSDAGRITMAAQLTSGAVXLVCNLADPVAVAALAAAVHAEHGPVDGLIHLVGGWRGGAGLTEQSDADADFLHTSVLTTLRNTSKAFFADLAASPVGRLAIVSSTSVTAPTAGNANYAAVKAAAEAWVQXPWHKASKPGLVLGLVLGGXTGPAAVVLVVKALVDDRMRARSXERNFAGFTDVGVLAHTVTELFSLPANVINGARMLLS, from the coding sequence ATGACTACCCAACCCCTTGTGCTGATTGCTGGCGGCAGCAGTGCGGCAGGAATTGCTGTTGCCAAGACACTGCTTGAGGCTGGCATGCGTGTGCTCACTGTGGGCTCCGACGCCGGCCGCATCACGATGGCCGCGCAGCTCACCAGCGGCGCCGTCNCCCTTGTGTGTAACCTTGCTGATCCTGTTGCGGTGGCCGCACTGGCCGCTGCGGTCCATGCCGAGCACGGGCCCGTGGACGGGCTCATCCATCTGGTGGGTGGATGGCGCGGTGGTGCCGGCCTCACCGAGCAATCCGATGCCGACGCGGACTTCCTGCACACTTCAGTGTTGACCACCTTGCGCAACACCAGCAAGGCATTCTTTGCTGATCTGGCGGCATCACCTGTGGGGCGCCTAGCCATAGTTTCTTCCACCTCTGTCACAGCTCCCACTGCTGGGAACGCGAACTATGCGGCCGTGAAGGCCGCCGCTGAGGCATGGGTGCAGGNNCCGTGGCACAAGGCTTCGAAGCCGGGACTGGTGCTGGGACTGGTGCTGGGCGGGNAAACTGGCCCTGCCGCCGTCGTCCTTGTGGTGAAGGCTCTTGTTGATGATCGCATGCGCGCACGCTCCNCCGAACGTAACTTTGCCGGCTTCACTGACGTAGGCGTGCTGGCGCATACTGTGACTGAATTATTTTCCCTCCCAGCAAATGTCATCAACGGAGCGCGGATGCTTCTTAGCTAG
- a CDS encoding antitoxin: MSIFDDIKGKAEGLVNDHGDAIKGGVENVGDWVDEKTGDKYKDHVDSVQQAATKFVNGAAK, from the coding sequence TTGTCTATATTTGACGATATTAAGGGCAAGGCCGAAGGTTTGGTCAACGACCATGGAGATGCCATCAAAGGTGGCGTTGAAAATGTCGGTGACTGGGTTGATGAGAAAACTGGTGACAAGTACAAGGACCACGTTGACTCAGTTCAGCAGGCAGCAACCAAGTTTGTAAACGGTGCAGCCAAGTAG
- a CDS encoding DUF3000 domain-containing protein — protein MVSPLPQLPADFHIALASLRDATRRPELKLVEVPAXGRLAPFAVALGAEIILDGKELATGRFILLHDPQGSPLWNGTFRIVTYVRAQLEADMGNDSLLGNVAWAWLIEALEAQGATYTNAGGTATRILSESYGTLACAPDAIDIELRASWTPVGNSLSSHLEAWANIVCTFAGLPPVPEGVTWLSRRRPHHGH, from the coding sequence ATTGTGAGCCCTCTTCCCCAGCTTCCGGCTGATTTCCACATTGCCTTGGCCTCTTTGCGTGATGCCACACGCAGGCCTGAGCTGAAGCTGGTTGAAGTTCCCGCCNCGGGCCGCTTGGCACCCTTCGCCGTGGCCTTGGGTGCTGAAATCATTCTCGACGGCAAAGAGTTGGCCACCGGGAGGTTCATACTGCTCCACGATCCGCAGGGTTCGCCGCTGTGGAACGGGACGTTCCGCATTGTGACCTATGTCCGGGCACAGCTAGAAGCCGATATGGGCAATGATTCACTGTTGGGTAATGTGGCATGGGCCTGGCTCATCGAGGCCTTGGAAGCGCAGGGCGCCACGTACACCAACGCTGGCGGGACCGCCACACGGATCCTGTCCGAGAGTTACGGCACGCTGGCCTGCGCCCCGGACGCCATCGACATTGAATTACGAGCTTCATGGACGCCAGTGGGGAATTCCCTCAGCTCACATCTAGAGGCGTGGGCAAATATTGTGTGTACCTTTGCCGGCCTACCACCGGTACCAGAAGGTGTCACCTGGCTCTCCCGGCGCCGCCCTCACCACGGCCACTAA
- a CDS encoding S9 family peptidase produces MASLEQQSSSWLKWGALGGIAVGIGAVSVVTATAGLAAFFARRVVTPXKQRVDDLAILAVITDGPQLQVVLEATADTIIEGTYGLXFNDSKAHAVIGPIISYVPREGSVTREVIAVYGGELRMATSGWWSGSLHSDPEEMGLDYQDVTLNLPGGPGPAWLLPALDPGPTWAIMVHGRGATRSEGLRAVPTAHRLGMNSLLISYRNDGDAPNAPDGRYGLGVTEWADVEVAIDFAISQGAKDVVLFGYSMGGAISLQTADLARNRKHVLAMVLDAPVINWIDVLAHQGQLNRIPNFIGQYAQLMLSHPLGRRITGLAAPVNLKSMDWVSRAIELRTPSLILHSIDDDFVPYEPTAELAKRNPEMVRFEPFSKARHTKEWNVDPLRWENVVETWLRPRLGKYGLPRVIAKL; encoded by the coding sequence ATGGCTTCCTTAGAACAGCAGTCAAGCTCGTGGCTCAAGTGGGGTGCCTTAGGTGGTATTGCAGTGGGAATCGGTGCAGTCTCAGTGGTCACAGCCACCGCAGGACTTGCAGCTTTCTTTGCCAGGCGTGTGGTGACNCCCGANAAACAACGCGTTGACGACCTAGCTATTTTGGCTGTCATCACTGACGGACCGCAGTTACAGGTGGTCTTAGAAGCCACCGCTGACACCATCATTGAAGGCACCTACGGGCTGNNTTTTAACGACAGCAAGGCGCACGCGGTCATTGGCCCGATCATTTCCTATGTGCCGCGCGAGGGCAGCGTTACTCGCGAGGTAATTGCCGTCTATGGCGGGGAGTTGCGCATGGCAACTTCTGGCTGGTGGTCCGGGAGCCTGCACTCTGATCCTGAAGAGATGGGCTTGGACTACCAAGATGTGACGCTGAACCTNCCCGGTGGCCCGGGGCCTGCATGGCTATTGCCTGCGCTGGATCCCGGCCCCACGTGGGCCATTATGGTTCATGGTCGCGGAGCCACCCGTAGCGAGGGCCTGCGGGCGGTTCCCACAGCGCACCGGCTGGGCATGAACTCGTTGCTGATCTCGTACCGGAACGACGGCGATGCNCCCAACGCGCCCGATGGCAGGTACGGCCTNGGGGTCACTGAATGGGCGGACGTGGAAGTAGCCATTGACTTTGCTATTTCCCAAGGAGCCAAGGACGTAGTGCTCTTCGGATATTCCATGGGTGGGGCCATCAGCTTGCAAACGGCGGATCTGGCCCGCAACCGCAAACATGTCCTGGCCATGGTGCTCGATGCNCCCGTCATCAACTGGATTGATGTGTTGGCGCACCAGGGCCAACTCAACCGGATCCCCAACTTCATTGGCCAATACGCCCAACTCATGTTGAGCCACCCACTGGGCCGGCGGATTACAGGGCTGGCGGCACCTGTGAACTTAAAGAGCATGGACTGGGTGAGCCGGGCCATTGAGCTGCGGACGCCGTCGTTGATCCTGCACAGCATCGATGATGACTTTGTCCCCTACGAGCCCACCGCCGAACTGGCCAAACGAAATCCAGAGATGGTGAGATTTGAGCCCTTCAGTAAGGCTCGCCACACGAAGGAATGGAACGTGGATCCGCTGCGGTGGGAGAACGTGGTGGAGACGTGGTTGCGGCCCCGGCTGGGAAAATACGGTCTCCCCAGAGTGATCGCTAAGCTTTGA
- the msrB gene encoding peptide-methionine (R)-S-oxide reductase MsrB — protein sequence MATPERWKEYDNSSKPYLPCRGQSDAQWRDELSPAEYKVLRQAGTERAFTGEYWDSSQEGVYACRACGAELFTSKEKFASECGWPSXFAPLAEGTVKYLHDTSLGMKRVEVRCSSCDSHLGHLFEGEGYNTPTDERFCINSISLTLREGPLELSPKAPQNG from the coding sequence TTGGCGACTCCTGAGCGTTGGAAAGAGTATGACAACTCCTCAAAGCCCTACCTCCCCTGCCGTGGTCAAAGTGATGCCCAATGGCGTGATGAACTCAGCCCTGCCGAATACAAGGTCTTGCGCCAGGCTGGCACTGAACGTGCCTTTACCGGCGAATACTGGGATTCTTCCCAAGAAGGCGTCTATGCCTGCCGGGCCTGCGGCGCCGAATTATTTACCTCCAAGGAGAAGTTCGCCTCGGAGTGCGGGTGGCCTTCATTNTTTGCTCCACTGGCAGAGGGCACGGTCAAGTACCTCCACGACACCTCATTGGGTATGAAGCGGGTCGAGGTACGTTGCTCTTCGTGTGACTCTCACCTTGGCCACCTGTTTGAAGGCGAAGGCTACAACACCCCNACGGATGAGCGNTTTTGCATCAACTCGATCAGCCTGACCTTGCGGGAAGGACCGCTGGAGCTATCGCCCAAGGCGCCACAGAACGGCTGA
- a CDS encoding SufE family protein — protein MTTSQALXXALAEIVNDFQELEERDRLTLLLEFSRSLPALPERLTNHPELLERVLECQSPLFLTVESEQTDNGEVIRLFFQAPPEAPTTRGFASVLFEGLDGLTAEEILAVPDDMPEQLGLTRAISPXRMRGMSAMLGRVKRKISNGVRPSA, from the coding sequence ATGACTACCTCACAAGCACTCNCCNCAGCGTTGGCTGAAATCGTCAACGATTTCCAGGAACTCGAAGAACGCGATCGGCTGACGTTGCTTCTAGAATTTTCCAGGTCGCTTCCGGCCCTGCCGGAACGTCTAACGAATCATCCGGAATTATTGGAGCGAGTTTTAGAATGCCAGTCGCCTCTGTTCCTGACCGTCGAATCGGAACAGACGGATAACGGCGAGGTCATTCGCTTGTTCTTCCAAGCCCCTCCCGAAGCCCCCACAACGCGCGGCTTCGCCTCTGTTCTCTTTGAAGGCTTGGACGGGCTCACCGCGGAGGAAATCTTGGCTGTTCCCGATGACATGCCAGAACAACTGGGGCTGACCCGAGCTATCTCGCCCNTGCGCATGCGTGGCATGTCCGCCATGCTGGGACGGGTCAAGCGCAAGATCAGTAACGGTGTACGGCCCAGCGCATAG
- a CDS encoding sulfurtransferase produces MPVAVESNEKFAAYAHPERLVSTEWLAQALANGATANGSLVVVESDEDVLLYETGHIPGAVKIDWHTDLNDDVTRDYIDGKAFALLATAKGISRESTVVVYGDKSNWWAAYALWVFTLFGHEDVRLLDGGRDKWIAEGRDFTTDATLITPSASYPVVERNDAXIRAYKQDVLDHLGKPLIDVRSTEEYTGERTHMPAYPQEGTLRGGHIPTAASILWARAAAEDGTYRSREELEALYLGEAGLVPGDDVVAYCRIGERSSHTWFALKYLLGFETVRNYDGSWTEWGNAVRVPIAVGPERGELPTGN; encoded by the coding sequence ATGCCTGTTGCAGTTGAATCGAACGAGAAGTTCGCAGCCTACGCCCACCCGGAGCGCCTGGTATCCACCGAATGGCTGGCCCAGGCTTTGGCCAACGGGGCCACAGCAAACGGCTCTTTGGTGGTGGTGGAGTCCGATGAGGACGTGCTGCTCTATGAAACCGGACACATCCCCGGAGCGGTCAAAATTGACTGGCACACAGACCTGAACGACGACGTTACCCGCGATTACATCGACGGCAAGGCTTTCGCTTTGCTCGCCACAGCGAAAGGCATCTCGCGCGAATCCACCGTGGTGGTTTACGGAGATAAGTCCAACTGGTGGGCTGCCTACGCACTGTGGGTCTTTACGCTCTTTGGCCACGAAGACGTCCGGCTGCTCGATGGCGGCCGCGACAAATGGATCGCCGAGGGCCGGGACTTCACTACCGACGCCACCCTCATCACCCCATCTGCAAGCTACCCTGTGGTGGAGCGCAATGACGCCNCCATCCGCGCCTACAAGCAAGACGTGCTGGATCACTTGGGCAAACCGCTGATCGATGTCCGCTCCACGGAGGAGTACACCGGAGAGCGCACCCACATGCCCGCCTACCCTCAAGAAGGTACACTCCGTGGCGGTCACATCCCCACGGCTGCGTCCATCCTGTGGGCGCGCGCCGCTGCCGAAGACGGCACCTACCGCTCACGGGAAGAACTCGAAGCCCTGTACTTGGGCGAGGCCGGCTTGGTGCCAGGTGATGACGTGGTGGCTTACTGCCGCATCGGCGAGCGTTCCAGCCACACCTGGTTCGCATTGAAGTACCTGCTGGGTTTTGAAACAGTCCGTAATTATGACGGTTCCTGGACTGAATGGGGCAACGCCGTGCGTGTTCCTATTGCTGTGGGGCCAGAACGTGGCGAACTACCCACCGGCAATTAG
- the ybaK gene encoding Cys-tRNA(Pro) deacylase has protein sequence MAKKSSPAGMGTPATVALTTAGVPFIEHSYVHDPATNNYGLEAATVLGVSPHRXFKTLMAEVGGALAVAIVPVNGTLDLKALAQALGHKKAAMADPAVAQRRTGYVLGGISPLGQRQHSXTVLDESALAYQSIYVSGGRRGFDVELSPTDLLTLTHGTTAKIGHIKA, from the coding sequence ATGGCCAAGAAATCATCGCCGGCAGGCATGGGAACACCAGCAACAGTTGCTCTGACCACCGCCGGAGTTCCCTTCATCGAACACAGCTACGTCCATGATCCGGCCACCAACAATTACGGTCTGGAAGCAGCAACTGTTTTGGGTGTTTCCCCGCACAGGNTTTTCAAAACGCTCATGGCAGAGGTGGGCGGCGCTTTGGCAGTGGCCATCGTGCCCGTCAATGGCACTTTGGACTTGAAAGCACTCGCCCAAGCCCTGGGTCACAAGAAAGCCGCCATGGCTGATCCTGCCGTGGCGCAACGGCGCACAGGCTACGTCTTGGGTGGAATCTCTCCCTTGGGCCAGCGCCAGCACTCCNCCACGGTGCTGGATGAATCGGCACTTGCGTACCAGAGCATCTACGTCTCAGGCGGCCGTAGAGGCTTCGACGTGGAGCTCTCTCCCACAGACCTGCTAACCCTCACCCACGGCACCACAGCGAAAATTGGTCACATCAAAGCTTAG
- a CDS encoding multidrug efflux SMR transporter, whose protein sequence is MAWLILIISGMLEAVWATALGKSEGFSKLGPSVIFVLALVASMLGLAWAMRTLPLGTSYAVWVGIGATLTVTYAMITGTEAVSLLKILLLLGLVGCIVGLKLAH, encoded by the coding sequence ATGGCGTGGCTAATTTTAATTATTTCGGGCATGTTGGAAGCCGTATGGGCCACCGCTCTAGGTAAGAGCGAAGGNTTTTCAAAGCTCGGCCCCAGCGTCATCTTTGTTCTAGCACTTGTTGCCAGCATGCTTGGACTTGCCTGGGCCATGCGGACCCTTCCCTTGGGTACTTCGTATGCGGTATGGGTGGGGATTGGAGCTACTCTGACAGTGACCTACGCCATGATCACCGGAACCGAAGCTGTTTCGCTGCTGAAGATCTTGTTGCTGCTGGGTCTTGTAGGCTGCATTGTCGGGTTGAAACTGGCTCACTGA
- a CDS encoding DUF6421 family protein, producing MANTGTTSTLDYGTLANDPSWLALKLAATDLAALQVKDGSVPEPTDHGAATAAVDTIKASITSLAPHFAHDANYLDLLVQDFTRWVDNGLGVPDFLDSLMAFTPQEHRINGLGHLVVFPMYTQNGSTSRHVEAVLVEVIWPEFIGELEAGXYSNKLFVPLRFIDFTXGYDSNSAVLFPESVAVRETPTFTWGAIFQDREAARFRRVVKEAAQVTRLELPADALELLESQTLTEETFVMWDLIHDRTHMRGDLPFDPFMIKQRMPYFLYSLEELRCDLSAYRESVAVAADENSSXEARKHATLVQYAVIFDRIFRFAITGSRVRNYDGLGGQLLFAWLHQHHVLHWTDTKLSIDWDQVPEVVIALGHEIEELYWRSIDRPKLAHWLAAYELVSATLTPNPASVWAKXPEALPLTAPLREITDQVMDDEFPLSMFYEALNKKMRGVIESTSGITGATAT from the coding sequence ATGGCTAACACAGGCACCACCAGCACATTGGACTACGGAACGTTGGCTAACGATCCGTCGTGGCTGGCACTGAAATTGGCAGCTACGGATTTGGCGGCGCTGCAGGTCAAGGACGGCTCCGTCCCGGAACCTACCGATCACGGCGCCGCCACCGCCGCAGTGGACACTATCAAAGCCTCCATCACGTCCCTGGCCCCGCATTTCGCGCACGATGCCAACTACTTGGACCTCCTTGTCCAAGACTTCACCCGATGGGTTGACAACGGCTTGGGCGTGCCTGACTTCCTTGATTCCCTCATGGCCTTCACGCCGCAAGAACACCGCATCAATGGCTTAGGCCACCTAGTGGTCTTCCCCATGTACACCCAAAACGGTTCTACCTCACGGCATGTAGAAGCGGTGCTGGTTGAGGTCATCTGGCCAGAGTTCATTGGTGAGCTTGAGGCAGGANGCTACTCCAACAAGCTGTTCGTGCCGCTGCGCTTCATTGACTTCACCNCGGGCTACGACAGCAACTCTGCGGTACTTTTCCCGGAGAGTGTTGCGGTCAGAGAAACACCGACGTTCACGTGGGGCGCCATCTTCCAGGATCGCGAAGCCGCTAGGTTCCGCCGCGTGGTTAAGGAAGCTGCCCAGGTGACGCGGCTGGAATTGCCCGCAGATGCACTAGAGCTTTTGGAGAGCCAGACCCTGACAGAAGAGACCTTTGTGATGTGGGATTTGATCCACGACAGGACTCATATGCGCGGGGACTTACCCTTCGATCCGTTCATGATCAAGCAGCGGATGCCGTACTTCTTGTATTCGCTGGAGGAACTGCGCTGTGACTTGAGCGCGTACCGCGAATCCGTGGCCGTTGCAGCCGATGAGAATTCCTCCNCCGAGGCCCGCAAACACGCCACGTTGGTCCAATACGCAGTGATCTTTGACCGAATTTTCCGCTTTGCCATCACGGGTTCTCGCGTGCGCAACTATGACGGCCTCGGTGGACAGCTGCTCTTCGCTTGGTTGCACCAGCACCACGTGCTGCACTGGACTGACACGAAATTGAGCATCGATTGGGACCAAGTACCGGAGGTGGTCATTGCGCTGGGGCATGAGATTGAGGAACTGTACTGGCGCTCCATCGACAGGCCTAAGCTGGCGCACTGGCTGGCCGCCTATGAGCTGGTTTCTGCGACCCTAACTCCTAACCCTGCCTCCGTCTGGGCCAAGNGGCCGGAGGCGCTGCCGCTGACGGCGCCCCTGCGTGAAATCACGGACCAGGTCATGGACGATGAGTTCCCGCTCTCCATGTTTTATGAAGCCCTGAACAAGAAGATGCGCGGTGTCATCGAATCAACCTCGGGTATAACCGGCGCCACGGCCACCTAA
- a CDS encoding low specificity L-threonine aldolase encodes MSFASDNYSGIHPEVLAAITAANGGHQVAYGEDVYTARLSQEMGLLXGRDVEVFPVFNGTGANVVALQSLLPRWGAVVCASTAHINMDENGAPERVGGMKLLPVPTSNGKLTPALIDKEAWGFGDEHRAQPLAVSITQTTELGTCYTXAEVRAICDHAHSLGMKVHMDGARLANAAAFXGVPVREFTSDAGVDVLSFGGTKNGIMFGEAVVALNPQAADGLIYLRKMNMQLSSKMRFISAQFLALLADDLWLVSAGHANAMAAKLRAAVADIPEVRCTQPTESNGVFAILPDGVAERLRTKFRFYDWDQAAREVRWMCSFDTTEADVEAFVAALRAELAA; translated from the coding sequence ATAAGTTTCGCCTCAGATAATTACTCCGGCATCCACCCGGAAGTTTTGGCGGCGATCACTGCGGCTAACGGTGGGCATCAGGTGGCGTATGGGGAGGATGTTTACACTGCCCGGCTCAGTCAGGAGATGGGGCTACTTNTTGGCAGGGACGTTGAGGTGTTCCCTGTATTCAACGGCACGGGTGCAAACGTTGTGGCACTGCAGTCGCTGCTGCCTCGGTGGGGCGCTGTTGTGTGTGCCTCGACGGCGCATATCAACATGGACGAAAACGGTGCCCCTGAGCGGGTGGGCGGCATGAAACTGCTACCCGTGCCCACGTCCAACGGCAAGCTGACACCGGCACTGATTGACAAGGAAGCATGGGGCTTCGGTGATGAACACCGGGCCCAGCCACTGGCTGTCTCCATCACACAGACCACCGAGTTAGGCACGTGTTACACCNCTGCGGAGGTGCGCGCCATCTGCGATCATGCCCATTCCCTGGGAATGAAAGTCCACATGGACGGTGCCAGACTGGCTAATGCGGCAGCATTTNTAGGCGTCCCCGTGCGCGAATTCACCTCCGACGCCGGCGTTGACGTCTTGTCCTTTGGTGGCACCAAGAATGGGATCATGTTTGGCGAAGCAGTGGTGGCGCTGAACCCGCAGGCAGCCGACGGGCTCATCTACCTGCGCAAGATGAATATGCAGCTTTCTTCAAAGATGCGGTTCATTTCCGCCCAGTTCCTTGCCCTGCTGGCCGATGATCTGTGGCTTGTCTCGGCCGGACATGCCAACGCCATGGCGGCCAAACTCCGGGCAGCCGTGGCGGATATCCCTGAGGTTCGCTGCACACAGCCCACCGAATCCAACGGTGTCTTTGCCATCTTGCCCGACGGTGTAGCCGAGCGTCTGCGCACCAAGTTCAGGTTTTACGACTGGGACCAGGCCGCACGCGAAGTTCGCTGGATGTGCTCCTTTGACACCACCGAAGCTGACGTTGAGGCGTTCGTGGCGGCACTACGGGCCGAGCTTGCCGCCTGA
- the zapE gene encoding cell division protein ZapE yields the protein MVQIEQLSTRRPVVSVEELLKGFVPSPRFGEVSFDTYRPDPAQPSQTAAVTLLQEFATGATTKPATGLRKLFGQKPKASAAKGARERAGIYLDGGFGVGKTHLLSSLWHQVEGPKAIGTFVEYTNLVGALSFRKTVEALSAYKLVCIDEFELDDPGDTVLMSRLMRELADAGVKLAATSNTLPGSLGDGRFAAVDFQREIQVLADQFEILHIDGEDFRHRGLPTPPEPVPNSDLDARMRRDFEGQSVAVDDFGVLVDHLAGVHPSRYRQLLEGVDAVVWRNVHTITEQSVALRFVVLADRLYDKDVPIMASGAPLDQLFTPEMMTGGYXKKYFRAVSRLTALAREAQEASAPQPVK from the coding sequence TTGGTACAAATTGAGCAGCTCTCCACACGCCGGCCAGTAGTTTCGGTGGAGGAACTGTTGAAAGGTTTTGTCCCGTCGCCACGTTTTGGTGAGGTTTCCTTTGACACCTACCGCCCGGATCCTGCGCAGCCTTCGCAGACGGCTGCGGTGACCCTGTTACAGGAATTTGCCACAGGTGCCACAACGAAGCCGGCCACTGGGTTACGCAAACTCTTTGGCCAAAAGCCGAAGGCGTCCGCTGCCAAGGGTGCAAGGGAGCGTGCCGGTATCTACCTCGACGGCGGTTTCGGAGTGGGCAAGACGCACTTGCTGTCCTCACTGTGGCACCAGGTGGAGGGTCCCAAGGCTATTGGTACTTTCGTTGAATACACCAACTTGGTGGGTGCGCTGTCCTTCCGTAAGACAGTTGAAGCGCTCAGTGCTTACAAACTGGTGTGTATTGATGAGTTTGAGCTAGACGATCCCGGTGACACGGTGCTGATGTCCCGGTTGATGCGTGAATTGGCCGACGCCGGAGTGAAGTTAGCGGCCACCTCCAACACCCTGCCGGGCTCGTTAGGTGATGGGCGTTTTGCTGCCGTTGACTTCCAGCGTGAGATTCAGGTTCTGGCTGACCAGTTTGAAATCTTGCACATCGACGGCGAAGATTTCCGCCACCGCGGCCTGCCCACNCCTCCAGAGCCGGTTCCCAACAGTGACCTTGACGCGCGCATGCGCCGGGATTTTGAGGGCCAGAGTGTTGCTGTGGATGATTTTGGCGTCTTGGTAGATCACCTTGCTGGCGTGCACCCATCGAGGTACCGGCAGTTGCTGGAGGGTGTGGATGCTGTTGTGTGGCGTAATGTGCACACCATCACCGAGCAGTCCGTGGCGTTACGCTTTGTTGTGCTCGCCGACCGGCTCTATGACAAAGACGTTCCCATCATGGCCAGTGGCGCACCCTTAGATCAGTTGTTTACACCTGAAATGATGACCGGCGGTTACCANAAGAAGTACTTCCGCGCCGTATCCCGTTTGACGGCGCTGGCGCGTGAAGCGCAGGAAGCCAGTGCCCCGCAGCCCGTAAAATAA